From the genome of Spirochaetota bacterium, one region includes:
- a CDS encoding DUF721 domain-containing protein, producing MAYEKKRPRQAVDPMADVLRAYFDDAGLTEFSDYLRLMRAWKLIVGPVIGGRSMPASIAKGVLTILVRESVWANELSLLQGELKKRIRDALGMTVTEIRTRIGDIPEPPRENTAVHTPAAHPQEAPPWVDGIVNESGIADEELRRQFRRVIEAYSESARGAER from the coding sequence ATGGCATACGAGAAGAAACGACCGCGGCAGGCCGTCGATCCCATGGCCGATGTTCTTCGGGCGTATTTCGATGACGCCGGACTTACCGAGTTCTCGGACTACCTCAGGCTCATGCGCGCATGGAAGCTCATCGTGGGACCGGTCATCGGGGGGAGGTCCATGCCCGCCTCCATAGCCAAGGGCGTACTTACGATACTGGTGCGCGAGAGCGTATGGGCGAATGAACTGTCACTCCTCCAGGGTGAGCTTAAGAAAAGGATACGGGATGCGCTCGGCATGACCGTGACCGAGATACGTACGCGTATCGGCGATATTCCGGAGCCGCCCCGGGAAAATACTGCCGTGCACACGCCGGCGGCACATCCGCAAGAAGCCCCGCCCTGGGTGGATGGTATCGTGAACGAAAGCGGCATTGCCGATGAGGAGCTTCGCAGGCAGTTTCGGCGTGTTATCGAGGCATACTCGGAGAGCGCTCGAGGAGCGGAGCGCTGA
- a CDS encoding STAS domain-containing protein, whose protein sequence is MDDLVVRTDFLGSNKEVALISAKGYIDTVTVPEVEKALQGIVKDKKYKIIVDLKNIDYVSSAGWGSFVSEIKDLRDNGGDLVLVNMSADVYDVYELMEFSSILKSYNDLKEALSHFGASASGEAFVDPSKGMVKGQSATDNLKNKNADNQKKR, encoded by the coding sequence ATGGATGATTTGGTAGTACGCACTGATTTCCTCGGCTCGAACAAGGAAGTAGCCCTGATAAGTGCGAAGGGTTATATCGATACGGTCACGGTTCCCGAGGTCGAGAAGGCGCTGCAGGGCATCGTGAAAGACAAGAAGTATAAGATTATCGTTGATCTCAAGAACATCGATTATGTGTCCAGCGCCGGCTGGGGCTCGTTCGTGAGCGAAATAAAGGACCTGCGCGACAACGGCGGCGACCTTGTCCTCGTCAATATGTCAGCGGACGTCTATGACGTCTATGAACTCATGGAATTCTCGTCCATCTTAAAGTCATATAACGACCTGAAAGAAGCACTGTCGCATTTCGGGGCTTCCGCTTCCGGCGAAGCGTTCGTCGACCCCTCAAAAGGCATGGTAAAAGGGCAGTCGGCGACCGATAATCTAAAGAACAAAAACGCCGATAATCAGAAGAAACGCTAG